A single region of the Bacillus cereus genome encodes:
- the lldP gene encoding L-lactate permease, translating to MNTWTQVYDPFGNIWISAAVALIPIIFFFLALAVFRMKGYVAGFITVVLTILVALFAYKMPFTMAMAATGYGFLYGLWPIAWIIIMSVFLYKISVKTGQFDVIRASVLSITNDHRLLVILIGFSFGAFLEGAAGFGAPVAITAALLAGLGLNPLYAAGLCLIANTAPVAFGAMGIPITVAGQVTGIDPHKIGQMAGHQLPFLSLFVPFFIVFLMDGFKGVRQTWPALFVAGSSFAITQFITATFLGPELPDITSALVSLVSLSLFLKVWQPKEIYQSKEANSEVAAATTVTSMPKLTVGKVVKAWSPFIILTVMVVIWIQSFFKALFAPGGALESLVFKFEVPGLHNLVMKAEPIVNKPTPYEAILKLDILSATGTAILIACIISIFILKMSAKDAVVTFKETLNELKMPILSIGFVLGFAFIANYSGLSSTLALALAGTGGLFPFFSPFLGWIGVFLTGSDTSANALFSNLQAITAQQIGVPEVLLVAANTTGGVTGKMISPQSIAIACAAVGLAGKESDLFRFTVKHSLFFVIIVGIMTYVQAYYLTWMIP from the coding sequence ATGAACACATGGACACAAGTTTATGATCCGTTCGGGAACATTTGGATTTCTGCAGCGGTCGCACTTATTCCGATTATCTTTTTTTTCTTAGCTTTAGCAGTTTTCCGCATGAAGGGGTATGTGGCAGGATTTATTACAGTTGTACTTACAATTTTGGTGGCGTTATTTGCATATAAAATGCCATTCACAATGGCAATGGCAGCGACGGGATACGGTTTCTTATACGGATTATGGCCAATTGCGTGGATTATTATTATGTCAGTATTTTTATATAAAATTTCCGTGAAAACAGGTCAATTTGATGTTATTCGTGCATCTGTATTATCAATTACGAATGACCATCGTTTACTTGTTATTTTAATCGGTTTTTCATTTGGAGCATTTTTAGAAGGGGCAGCAGGATTTGGTGCACCAGTAGCGATTACGGCAGCACTTCTTGCAGGTCTTGGCTTAAATCCTTTATATGCGGCTGGTCTTTGTTTAATCGCAAATACTGCACCAGTAGCATTCGGAGCGATGGGAATTCCGATTACAGTAGCTGGACAAGTAACTGGTATTGATCCGCATAAAATCGGGCAAATGGCTGGACATCAATTACCGTTCTTATCATTATTTGTTCCGTTCTTTATCGTATTTTTAATGGATGGATTTAAAGGGGTAAGACAAACATGGCCTGCTCTATTTGTAGCGGGTAGTTCATTTGCAATTACACAGTTTATTACAGCGACATTTTTAGGACCAGAACTTCCTGATATTACGTCAGCACTTGTAAGTTTAGTGAGTTTATCTCTATTCTTAAAAGTTTGGCAGCCGAAAGAAATTTATCAATCTAAAGAAGCGAATAGTGAAGTAGCTGCGGCGACGACGGTGACATCTATGCCGAAACTAACAGTAGGAAAAGTCGTAAAAGCATGGTCTCCGTTCATTATTTTGACTGTGATGGTAGTCATTTGGATCCAAAGTTTCTTTAAAGCGTTATTTGCTCCGGGCGGTGCTTTAGAAAGTCTTGTGTTTAAGTTTGAAGTTCCGGGCTTGCACAATTTAGTAATGAAAGCAGAGCCGATAGTAAATAAACCAACGCCGTATGAAGCAATCTTGAAATTAGATATTTTATCAGCGACGGGAACAGCAATTTTAATTGCTTGTATCATTTCTATCTTTATTTTGAAAATGAGTGCAAAAGATGCAGTAGTAACATTTAAAGAAACGTTAAACGAACTGAAGATGCCAATTCTATCTATCGGATTCGTATTAGGATTCGCATTTATCGCAAACTATTCTGGTCTATCTTCTACATTAGCGTTAGCACTTGCTGGAACTGGCGGACTATTCCCGTTCTTCTCACCGTTCTTAGGTTGGATTGGGGTATTCTTAACAGGGTCTGATACGTCAGCGAACGCACTGTTCTCGAATTTACAAGCGATTACAGCACAGCAAATTGGCGTGCCTGAAGTGCTTCTCGTTGCAGCAAATACAACGGGCGGTGTAACAGGAAAAATGATTTCTCCGCAATCGATTGCAATTGCTTGTGCGGCAGTTGGACTTGCTGGAAAAGAATCAGATTTATTCCGCTTTACAGTGAAGCATAGTTTGTTCTT
- a CDS encoding YkvA family protein: MKQKFSVEAFWKKIKHVAKQAGQSVIYVSLLLFYVLQRPDVPKRVKIIVIGALAYFIAPIDAIPDFIAGIGYTDDLGALTAALLQVSLYVNEDVKDKARVKLAEWFDSEIDTSFIDQKLDQ, translated from the coding sequence ATGAAACAAAAATTTTCAGTGGAGGCGTTTTGGAAGAAAATAAAACATGTTGCAAAGCAAGCTGGTCAGTCTGTAATTTATGTAAGTTTATTGTTGTTTTACGTTTTGCAAAGACCGGATGTTCCAAAACGAGTGAAAATTATTGTAATTGGAGCACTTGCTTATTTTATTGCACCGATTGATGCAATCCCAGATTTCATTGCGGGAATTGGTTATACGGATGATTTAGGTGCGTTAACGGCCGCACTATTACAAGTATCGTTATACGTAAATGAAGATGTGAAAGATAAGGCACGAGTGAAGTTGGCAGAATGGTTTGATTCGGAGATAGACACATCATTTATCGATCAAAAATTAGATCAATAG
- a CDS encoding DUF4870 domain-containing protein — translation MNGNKILAALSYFSVLFAPILFPIIVWIVGDAETKPHAKRALWTHIIPSIATFIGLTILGIMGIGSDQADVTLGIGAMIVLCICGIISLYYFIWNIVKGIKVLKA, via the coding sequence ATGAACGGAAACAAAATACTAGCTGCTTTATCATACTTTAGTGTACTATTTGCCCCTATCTTATTCCCAATTATCGTGTGGATTGTGGGCGATGCTGAAACAAAACCACATGCAAAACGTGCGCTATGGACACACATTATCCCAAGTATCGCTACATTTATTGGCTTAACTATTTTAGGAATTATGGGCATCGGATCTGATCAGGCAGATGTAACACTTGGAATTGGCGCAATGATTGTCTTATGTATTTGCGGAATCATTAGCTTATACTACTTCATTTGGAACATCGTAAAAGGTATTAAAGTACTGAAAGCTTAA
- a CDS encoding metal-binding protein produces the protein MPSGKTHTKINLISLPVVLFMLFSYGLTNFDFLLTFAIGFLVGTSFLTPDLDTYSNAYNKWGFLRIFWYPYRSVMPHRSFFTHTIIIGDIIRIAYMLIVFSPFLFLLNVIALDGNLIEIAKKHEVEIVTFVMGIVVASTLHIIADKVNTRRKKMMRKKKKRRR, from the coding sequence ATGCCATCAGGAAAAACGCATACGAAAATAAACTTAATATCTCTTCCAGTTGTTTTGTTTATGCTCTTTTCGTATGGATTAACAAATTTTGATTTTTTATTAACTTTTGCAATTGGCTTCTTAGTAGGTACTTCATTTTTAACACCGGATTTAGATACGTATAGCAATGCGTATAATAAATGGGGATTCCTCCGCATTTTTTGGTATCCATATAGGAGCGTAATGCCCCATCGTTCCTTCTTCACACATACGATTATAATTGGTGATATTATTCGTATTGCATACATGTTAATCGTGTTTTCTCCGTTTTTATTCCTATTAAATGTAATCGCACTCGATGGAAATTTAATAGAAATTGCGAAGAAACATGAGGTTGAAATTGTAACGTTCGTAATGGGCATTGTAGTGGCGAGTACGCTCCACATTATAGCGGATAAAGTGAACACACGCCGAAAGAAAATGATGAGAAAAAAGAAGAAACGCAGAAGATAA